The segment TTGCATTCACTTTAATTAACTGATACCCACATTCGATGAGGTAACCTCAGCTCAGCCGTCATAATAATTTCTGCCCAGTTTTGCGAACCCCTGCCGGCGATTTACGTTGACTGGCGGTAAAGATCAATTTCAATGCTCATTTCTTTAAATTGCTAGTTTATTGTCGATGGCAAAATGAAAGTGCTCGCACGAAACAGGTCCCGTCCATGGCATCCAACGAGCCTCAATCCCATCAAAATGGGCCGCTCCCGGCCTGACGAAGCCAGCAGCATCGTTCGGTCCAAAGCTCGGAAGAAAACCGGGTCCCCGGTGATACCCCACGGTTTTGTTTCGCATTTCGGTTGGCATTTGTATTTTCTCTACGCCATGCCCAGGCAGAAGTTACGTAACTTTTGCAGTGCTCTTCCGAGCCCAACCTTTCACTCTCGCGGGGATTAACGTTTTTCTTAATCAAGATAAATCGTCATCTAGATTGGACACTCCAACCCAACTGTTTACATATCAAATCGCCGCCACTCATAGACGGATTACTGCATGGCACATTTTGTCGACAATCGATTTACCGCCTTTTCTAAACGACAATTCACCCTTCAGGCAACGTCTTTCAAGACTTCAAGCGTTGTTACAGAAATGAATGAAAGCTCTACAAAAGCATGATACTTTCCGTCATCCATTCTCTTGCGTGTTTATATCGGCTGCAAGCGAGCTTTTTAGCGCGGATTGGTGAACAATCATCTCTCCCAGCATGGTAGTCAACACTTGTGACATGTTCATTCATCAACGAGCGGGCACAGTGCTGTTGTTGTTAGCAGCTCGTAAGAGTGTTATGCTTCTCGTGAGGGGTCTTCCGAAAGGTATGATATAATAATGGcaggtttttttttcggtgTTACTAGGTACTTCCTCTTGCGCAGTCCGCACTTCTCGCGAAGAAGTATACCGACGAATGCTTGCCAAATGAGATACGGGCTTTGAAGAGGCCTCTGCAGCACGTGCATTTTGTGGCGGGAAACCTCTCGGCGAAGCAGATAAACAGCAATTTCCGCTCGAAATGCACGCTTTCGGCGTCCTTTTActggaattttaaattaaatacgAACAACCTGACTGCTGATTTAAAAGAATTCAATTCTCAATTTGAAGAGATTGATTTTATAATGATAAACtgcaatcttttatcgactggtaattcattCGATGGAGTTTCTTTCAGCTGTGCAGTcttaaaaagcagaaaaacggtgtttttctctATCACCTacgtttcgaataatttttattctttATCAAGGTTCGAGAATGGATCATTTCTTTATCAGGTGGCTAATATGTATACGTGATGTTGAAGTGACCATGTAATGATGAGCCACCTGACAAAGAAATGGTCCATTCTCgagccttgataaagaataTAAATTATTCGAAATGTAGGTGAAAGAGAAAAACACCGAAAAACGCTTTTtaagactgcaaagccgaaagaaaCTTCATTATAATGATTAAAATACaaacttatagtaaaaatgtcaaaaataagaACGGTTCTTGATTTGAAAGCACTTACTCGATATTTTTTCTTGcaacaaaattattattttgagaaaaatctgcttttgaaactcgaaaaattagtagGTAATTTTTCTGTAAGAACATAGCTTCCCGTACAACCAGACcttcgcaaagccaaaaggtCCAGCGTCACGTTTTGCGGGAGCAAGCCACACTCTGCTTGAGGCTCCACGATTCCAAAAAGCGTTAGCCAAGGACCATAAGAATTGTttagggcaattgaaaaaatagGATGGTCTTGCTGTTACTACTAGGGAAACGATGGAAGTTCCTATGAACACACATTTCCCCGCTTCAACAGTGACCACTTGACGCGACATTGATGAGCAGCAGCAAGGTACTTTCACAATTCGGACGAGATTGTATTATCCGAgttcatcaacctctttcgtgtCAACTTTACATTGGGACATATCCCGGCGAACTGGCGAAAACGTAAGGTGGCGTTCATATGCAAGGCAAGTGTAAAAGATAAAACCATGCCTAAAGCCTTCAGATCGATTAGTCagacatcaacgcttctcaagttgacGGAAAAAATCACGAATGATAACATCCGTAATGAGTTCTTATAGAACACTCCTTTGCATGGCAATCAACATGCTTACCAGCGCGGTAAAACTACGGAAACCGCACCTCATTATCTAGCGACGCTGATTGAAAAGTCACTCCAATGTCCAATACTAAGAGttggcactttgtgcttttttcgatattaaagGCGCGATCGACAACACGTCCTTCGCTTCGCAATTAAAATTAAGATTTTCTCAACAAACGAACCCACCGAACTGTGTCAAACAGCGAATTCACAGCCTCATTAGAAGATACGTCGATCACGGTTTcagcgatcaaaggatgtcTTCTACGAAGAGTTCTCTCCCTCTTACCTTGGTCACTAGGGATGGACGCACGCTtgcagctcactgtttggcaaaaccagGGAACTGAACCTCAACTATCCCTTTGGTCACACACTACTATTACACGACTTAGACTCACATATGCTGCTTTCGTGACAGTGCAACTAAaagctaaacaaagttcaacgtGCACAACaccaactgcagccatggaggcaatgctacaCATGCTGCTCTTACATCTTTATGTGCAGAAGAAAGCAGAGCTCGGTGCACTAAAGTTTTAGAGGCGTCAAAACATACTTGAAGTGGACCTGGTTCATCTTCACGTACTAAGGAAGTTCAAAATATCACTCTTAGTAACGGCAGATCTTGATTGGATGGAGGCACGGCCTAGCGTAAATGTTCTATATAGCGTGATTGACACAGATCACACTATATGGCATAATGGAGGACCCGTTCTACCATCTGGTACCGTCTGTTCCTTTATAAATGGATAAAAAATGGAGGTCTGAACATGATCCGTAGTCTACGGACCTGGAATAAAGGAATCGTTTCCACTAGGTTAATAGCCCATAATTTTCCAAGTATaaacatgcgaaaatcggtattttTACGGACAGCTAGGCTTCACTACAAACTCTCAAACCCACTAAATGTGCAGCTTTAAGAAAACTTTTCTGCCAGAACCAAGCTTCATTATTCTTAGTTTCTGGACAATGCGGAATCGAGGGAACTGAGCTTACTGGCAGCCATgcgagacaaggatcagctcagcaatttattgaaCCCGAGCTGTTTCTGGGAAGATCCATAACCGCCGTAAAAGGCAAACTACTGACCTGGataaagctagaaatagcatcccagcatcgcatctgctctgcgCCTGTGGAACTCTTGCGTTTTTCAGATACAAGTCTTTCGGAAGCTACCTGTTAACTCCATACTCAGTGTAAAAAGTCCAACTCAAGAAGATTTATAGTTTAATTGGAGTTAGTTGGGGATGAATTGaacccacccagttagctttggGGTGCTTTGGGATGCTGGCCtaccaagccagtcgtcgtatgttcaaatctcggctgggaggtactgctatagagtcagtaggatcgttgcactagacccgtaattatcctgtactctaataaccggctgcgaagtctatcgctaaagaagggtcaaattcaCAACAGGTCGTTTATACccttggctttgctttttttgaggTTGAATTGGAGCACAGTCTTAAAACTATCCAGCTCAACTccttcaatgggtatgagcaatttataaactgtgtacagcaattcgaggccaactacaaaaaaaactatcTGCAAGGCTACAGTCAAGTAAGAGAAAATAGAATTTATTACTGAAAACCTGTAATTTATGCTAGGCCATAttgatattctagcattttctcctagatctgaaacaaaaattatagcTCACTTCaccgagaaaaatcaatttaaatccgaaaaaaataacGTACGGTGAATAAAAAAGACCACAAAAATTATTGCTATATCATCAGTACAAGGCATGACGTGGTAAAATAAAGCCATCATACATTATCAAAATTCATTGTTGTCATAAAATAGAGCtagaacaattttgctaaaaatttaaattgattaATCAAATGAATTTATTTTCTGAAGCAATTGGTTTCCGAAATTTGCACTATTTCGAAGGCGCGTTCGTTTTAAGCGCGTATCATCCCAATACACACGATAGaatttaatgtgcatatgctgcacaacttcgAAAACTGCTGAAATTTTCTATTTATTCATTCAGACGGCCTACAGTAAATCTAGAACTTTTCTTTTCATGCCTTTCAAGTAAAAAAAAGTAGGATGGTTGGCTGATTTAGAATTTCAGTGTACCGTGTTTTACGCTTTATAGTTTTGAAGAATGGAACGAAAAGCTGCCTCTGTTTATGGTGCctgctgtcaagcagcgaagaATTCAGCTAACTTTATTATTGCTTTTaatggaacgtaataaaactactTACGTTTACACATTACTTTTAATGAGTTTGTAAAAATCCCCTGAAAATGCAGAAGCCACAACCAAACCAGGTTTAAagcaacaataacaataatTCTGTGGCTTGCTCTCGAAgatagaaatttaatctccaaaatgagcgaaattttgtcatttatatttactaaaaagcatgcagcactatgttgaacagcataccacaatagatccaaatagtggtcgcagtggtctaaccttccgacaaaaaaaagatAAACTGTAGACAAGATAAGTCTGATCCGTTTCCCGGAAAAACCGTTCTCGTTCATGATTCTCCATAGTTCTCTGTGATCAATAGATGGAAATAGTTCTTCGATAAACACCCAAATGGCGATGTtccagaaggaggcggaatggaagttaacctatgAATGCCGATGGACGCTAGTAATGtaccagcacctgatctctaagatgtcaaacgagaaatcgagcTGCtcaagaccaacaaagccgctgcgCTGGTAAGGACCagctaccggcagagctttataaaccgccgagccgagaaacgctggcaatggcCCTTATTGGGTTTTATCCAAGATTTGCAAGGGGGAAATGCTACCGGAAGAATTGACGGAAAGAGTggattgtcccatctacaaaaagggtgatcggctcgactgctgcaaccatcgcggtataacgctggtaaatgccgcctacatagtattctcccagatcctgttgtGCTGACTGGCAGCGATTACACAGGGTTTCGTAGGAAactatcaggccggcttcatgggggctcgcgccatTATGAGCCAATTTTGTACCATTCAACAGATCTTGTAGAAATGTCGGAAGCACAACATGCCGATACATCAATTTcaaaacagcatacgatacaatcgatcggagccagctatgacagataatgaaCGAACACAGTTTGCGGGATaaactgacacgactgatcagagctacaatcgatcgagtgatgtgtttcgtgcgcagcTCGAGGACaccctcgagtccctttgagacgcggcgccggttgagacaaggtgacggcttatcctgcatactgttcaacatcactcttgtgggggtgatccgacgagcaggcatagcaacgagaggcacgattttctctaaggatagccaactcctaggctttgcagatgattttgacatgacagccagaaactttgcgacgacgtaggcaatctacgccagactgaaagcggagtcaaggaggattggactaaaaataaatacgtcgaagaccaaatatatgaaaggaagaggctcgaaagaaacaaacgcgcgcctcccacggaatGTAACAGTTCTCGGCGATGAACTAAAATAGTTGGTGAGATCATgaatttgggatcgctggcgaCCGCCGACAGCAACACTAGGaaagagatccagcggcgcatccaagcgggaaatcgagtctactttgcccttcgcgaAACGCTacaatcaagaagcatacgctgccgTATGAAGCTGAAAatatacaaaactcttattagaccggtagttctttatgaacttgaaacTATGACGCTGCTTGCGaaagacatacgcgcccttgccatgtGCGAGAGAAGGgtgctgcggacaatatttggcggagtacacacTGAAATGCCGAGCTACACTGCTTGTAGAAATTACCGTCGTGAATCTAGCGAaaatcggtaggctacggtgggccggacacgtcgtaaggatgccggacaacagtgtgacgactgggaaattggcgacgagtcgcccaagatcgagttgaatggagacgactgcttgaaacagctcgAGCCACTCTGGCTTTATGCtgttgacgacgacgatgatgtaATGATTTCGACACTTAAAACCAAGAGCTGCAAGAAAACCTGGGGCAACTCTTGGTTTTGTCATCCAATTGTGTTctctttcaaaaaaaattaggtGATTGGGAGAAAAGGCCTTGTTAACATTTACAGTCTTAGTCTTATCAGAATAACCACAAATTCGAGAGATCAGAGATTCCCAACGTGCAACTGGAAAGAGCCGGGAGGCTcgcaaaccatcaccgacgcggcgctctggaaccgcggcaTGTTTATGTGGGGCGGGGGGATGCTtgccaacgtcggcgcccacagccgatcattttggacattgtgcggctgttgcaagatgaagagtttctcatcagaaaaaacgaactcctgaccagcgtgccgcgaagatatcagttttgctctgtccagcctcttcttcgttatagttaccccgtgaaccttgcatttcttgtacggcttgcatcccaggtccttcgccatgatggtgtgagcagtcccgatcgacacatccaggtcaacagtgGGCTTCCgtatcgagcggttcatttttcgacaaaCCCGTTCCCTCACTTCCTTGATCCGCTGGTGTCCTAGCCGAACGTGACCGCCCGGATCTAGCGCGGTCCTTGGCCAAGCCCGTCTCCCGGAACCTACGGGTGGTggtatagatgaaattccgcttcaccccgtgggatttcaactaccgaaatatgtcgccgggtcgctcacctctcgcaaacaactttactacgacgttgcggtactccttcaccGCGCGCGGtagacaaataacaaatgacatcaagtcgacaccttgcgcgtcggttagcctatatataaggctaaagctgacaccaatacctatacacagaatgcacatgatgcgcacctacacaacgatgaaaagatgtattcgaacttattgaacaccagTTGATCAGAACCGAACGTACCAGAAGTCTCTTGTGCCAGTActggtatttcggtactggaaaatcagtcggtagtaccggtattcccggttccAGAGTTCCCATTATcctcgttttaattggctgtcagtctattgatagtagaacaaattttgtaatctttccaacgtttcaactgtgTATTTCTATTCTACTATCAATAGACTGAtagccaattaaaacgagaatattaaaTTCTACAGTCGACATAACAAATCCAGTTCCCATTATCCCAACTCTAATACCGACCTCCTTCGGCGCCTCACAAAGCTACGTCCAAAAAGACAAGGCAAACAAGTCATTATGATACGCTTCCTAGTGCCAGAGAATGCTCTCTACTGCGCTGTTGATAGCCATTTTGATGGTACTCCAACATTCCTCGAGAAGGGCTTCTTCCAGTTTATCCTGTTTCGACAGTGCAAGCTTCGAGTTCACAACAGAGTGTTTATGGTACATCCTTagcatcactaggtagtggtctgaGTCAACGATAGTACTCCGACCGGATCTAACATCAATGAATATCTAAGAAGTGCCGGTAATCTATCAAAACGTAGTCAATCTGGGTTCAGGCATCATCCCAGATGACCACCAGGTGTATTTGCTCACAAGTGTGTGctagaagaaggtactacgtacagCCATGTTGTTAGAGGCTGCAAAGTTGTTAAATCTAAGGCCCATTTCGTTGGCGAGGTGGTGTGCGCTGAATCCTTTAAACCCCGGTTTGCATTCCTGATTGTGACTGACCTGACTTTGAAGAGTCCGATTATGTTTCCGCATCTCACCCATCACTAAGCTGTATTTAGCTCTTGTATATTGTAGCAGTTccggtagatggtatgaccatcactacaatactacatactacagcactcgagtgctctcgtGGAAGATAACAGATCAACCGTTCTACGCCCCAAGTTTGCAATCCACACTCCATTTTCATCTATTCCGATTCTTCTGGTCCGAATTTTCTTGATGTTTGCAGCTTGCAAAACCTGCGGCATCAATCCCCTTCCTCGCTGGAGGATCATGACCTCACTGAAATGAAAATGATGATCGGCCGGCCCTAATAGGGAGATCCGACACCGTTTTATGCCGCTCCTAAGATGAAAAACATACACTCAGAGCTCAAAAAAGTCGTCCTATCAGTATACGGCCAAGTTCCAAccggcacaaatcttccacacaaTTATAACGAACGCGCTGCACGAGCCCTGATTTGAATTTTCACCGGGGTTGTATTTTGTCGCTCCTCAAATGCCGAAAAACAGTTAAAAAGTgtcgtaaataaataaaatgtcgaCGATAAATTATCGAAGTGCATTAGTAGGTATTTTtaaaccctcaattgatcaaccgggtacacctgtacccctGTCAAAATTTTCGAGTTCCAGTTTCGGACTGTTCCTTTTAAAATGTCGTCAAAAGACTTGAAATACTCGTTATTCACATAATTTTACGTATATTGAAACGATTAAATAACAACTTTTATTTTCTTAACCGGGTGCTTCAACTGCTAGAATTTTATCGGATTTTCGGTCAGTCGATTTAGGGTTAATAAAGAATAGTCAAGAATCATAGTAGGACCCTACAAACAATCATTCCTTCAAATGAGGTTGTATTGAAATGAATAGTCACTGTTTTTAGtagttataaaataatattgtagCATCTAATATTCAGTTAATCAAAAATGAaactaataataatttaaattttctatTCTCAGATGACCACTCTTGTGTTCGTGGCTGCAGTGTGCGCCGAACCACCTGTAGGCGGTGGTTACTCCTACTCCGGTGGCCACAGCCATTCGCATGACGATTCCGACGGAGGCTACATTGCGGTTAACAACGGACATCAAACGTCGGAAGGACTTCACGTCGATCCTCATTTGCTTCATAAAGTGAAGGAAATTTTGGTAGAACATGAAAACAGCGGAGGAGGATCATCCTCTTACAGTGGCGGACACTCCGTTCCTTCGACCTCCTATGGAGTTCCATCGTCATCATACGGCCCACCATCCCACTCGTACGGACCACCACCATCTCCGGTCTACGGTGTCCCTTACTCCGGTGGACATTCATCCCGCGTGACTGGAGTCGAACTTGGCCACGTACGCCAAGGAATTCAATTAGCTCAGTACTACAAGGCTCACAGTGCACACTCCTATCCATCTCACTCATACTCTGCTCCGTCAGTGTCACATTCTTCCTACTCTGCTCCATCGTTCGCTTCCCACTCATATTCAGCCCCGTCTCTTTCATCCCATTCTTATTCAGGCCCGTCTCTTTCATCCCACTCATACTCAGCACCGTCTGTTTCATCCCATTCCCATTCTTCGCACTCTTCATATTCGGTTCCGTCGTCAAGTTACGGCGTTCCTTCGGCGTCGTATAGCGCGCCATCATCTTCATACGGAGTTCCTTCTttcagcagcggcagcagcagcggccaTTACCGTGCACCGTCGGCTATATACGGAGCTCCATCACATTCATCCGTAACCGGCTTCCGTCCATCACCAGCCTATCACGCACCATCCACCAGCTACCATGCCTCTCCGGCAATCAGCTATCACGCTCCAGTTGCAGTCTATTCAGCTCCACGGCCTGTCTATGGCGTTCCTTATCATCATTAAAATAGGCTTATACCTAATCATACACACATCTAAGTCATTCTACCATGCGGAGCTAATTTATTTACGTGATTTCAGTCCCGTTGCCACCACACGTTACATTgaagaataaaaaaacattgttactctaaaataacaaataaaataacatttaattTATTCCGAAATTTACAGTCAGCTATTGTAATATGTCCGAATGTACGGATTCTGCTCAGTTGGACACTTGAACTCCTCGAACAGTTCCCGCAATCCCAAGGTCTTCGTTCGCGTTGTTTCCATCATATTGTTCCACAGTCCGTTTGCCGACAGAGCGTGCCCCTTTTGACTCAGATGCACACAATCGATCGACATCATCGAGATGTCCGGCCTGCCATCGTGCCGGTAAAACACACTGGCCTCTTTGAAGAATGGCTGGTACACAACCGTAAAGTCATCGCTGTGAAAATCGGTCATATAACTAACGCGCTCCATTATGGCAACGAATTTTCGTTCCAGCTGACGGTACAGGTTTCTCCGGTCGGAATATCGCGGCCCAAACAGGCAGGAACACTCGATTGGTCGCGTTAGCTTGCAGGAAAAGGGAAGCTGTGCTTTGTCCATGGAAAACGACAGACTAACCAGAGGCGACGGAACTAGGTTTACGATGGTTCTAAAATAAAGTATGccggttaataaaaattaacgATTATATTGTTTGTGTTTGTTACGTACCTTGGCATATTTTGCCTCAAATAGAGCAGCGTTTTAATCAAATATTTCTCCTGCACTTCGTTGATCCACTCGGTGGCATTTGTTTGGTAGCACACATCCGAACAGAAATCGTTGCCACCGATCATGAAAGTCAGCAGTTTCCAGTGCTTTTCCCATCGAACTCTGCGGAATGCATTCGAAAATCCTACTCTGTCAAATAACTCTATTCTCTAATACGAAAAATCATTACCTCGGATCTATTTTCATCCGTTCCACCAGTTTAGCCGCATTGTAGGGCATATCGGTTGTGGTAGCAATATTTTCCGCCACATTGAACTGAGCCGAATGATGCACATTGTACGAGTCGAACAACGAGTACCTGTAGGTAAGCCACCCGATAGATAATGTTGCCAATATTTTAACATTCTGAATAGCATCCTTACCCGAAAAGCTTCGGATTGAACTCCTTCAAAATGTTCGGCAACGTGAGATGGGTGCGCCAGGTCCCCTGACCGCCGATGCACCAGGCCAATCCTCGATTTTCAATCAAGAGCTCCCACAAAGCAACGGAATTCGCAGCCGTGGCACTTGTCAGCGAATCTCCAATGGCGGAGATTATGTCGATATCCCCCGGTCTCAATTTATGAACACTGGTCGGAACCTGCCGGCTCCGGTAGCCCTTGGTGTCGCACGGAAAAGGAACATTCGGCATCACATGCGACTGCAGAAATTCGCCCCGCATCCG is part of the Sabethes cyaneus chromosome 2, idSabCyanKW18_F2, whole genome shotgun sequence genome and harbors:
- the LOC128737896 gene encoding pro-resilin-like, with protein sequence MIKFSVMTTLVFVAAVCAEPPVGGGYSYSGGHSHSHDDSDGGYIAVNNGHQTSEGLHVDPHLLHKVKEILVEHENSGGGSSSYSGGHSVPSTSYGVPSSSYGPPSHSYGPPPSPVYGVPYSGGHSSRVTGVELGHVRQGIQLAQYYKAHSAHSYPSHSYSAPSVSHSSYSAPSFASHSYSAPSLSSHSYSGPSLSSHSYSAPSVSSHSHSSHSSYSVPSSSYGVPSASYSAPSSSYGVPSFSSGSSSGHYRAPSAIYGAPSHSSVTGFRPSPAYHAPSTSYHASPAISYHAPVAVYSAPRPVYGVPYHH
- the LOC128735435 gene encoding phospholipase B1, membrane-associated-like, producing the protein MYDTILQMDSYGRKKLSPSLPVLLLVLLLAPAARAQSPINRQRGNILKNLTGTHEYENHIVTSKLDASMPIRMFYRGFREVYNRLLGPTGGRMRGEFLQSHVMPNVPFPCDTKGYRSRQVPTSVHKLRPGDIDIISAIGDSLTSATAANSVALWELLIENRGLAWCIGGQGTWRTHLTLPNILKEFNPKLFGYSLFDSYNVHHSAQFNVAENIATTTDMPYNAAKLVERMKIDPRVRWEKHWKLLTFMIGGNDFCSDVCYQTNATEWINEVQEKYLIKTLLYLRQNMPRTIVNLVPSPLVSLSFSMDKAQLPFSCKLTRPIECSCLFGPRYSDRRNLYRQLERKFVAIMERVSYMTDFHSDDFTVVYQPFFKEASVFYRHDGRPDISMMSIDCVHLSQKGHALSANGLWNNMMETTRTKTLGLRELFEEFKCPTEQNPYIRTYYNS